In one window of Candidatus Binatia bacterium DNA:
- a CDS encoding PBP1A family penicillin-binding protein, producing the protein MSHRWKWIAQFTAALLIVVLCATVGVGIGVANWARQDLPSPSSLQTIAPPVKTLVYDVNGKLVHEFYKENRSVVPLRQIPQAMKDAILSIEDRRFYTHWGIDPIRLFGALVQDVISRRPEQGASTITQQLARNLFLTHEKTVSRKIKEAILAVRIEQTYTKDEILQMYLNQIYFGEGAYGVDAAARIYFGKNVQELTLPECALLAGLPRNPRDYSPRRDPDRALKRRNLVLAAMVQNRKLSQKQYEAASETPLGVSKTRIDTKSAPYFMEMVRLYLEERYGSNQLFEGGLRVYTTLDADLQHAAEESLERRLTELEQRIGGKRSRAAILAKVKTAQPNERTQTDYLQGAVVAIDPTNGQIRALIGGRDFNESNFNRATQAARQPGSAFKPFIYTAAIDNGYTPNEMILDTPVSFKAGNGEDWSPQNYDHKFRGPVTLRTALAKSLNVPAAKLLQKIGTPQVISYARRLGIRSRLGSDLSLALGTSEVNLLELTSSYGVFANQGVRTTPVFVLRVEDKNGKVLEQTRTTAEEVLSPETALTMTNMMETVLQSGTAAMAHAIGLNVPAAGKTGTTDDYTDAWFVGYTPSLVTGVWVGFDRKQKIGPNMTGAAAALPIWVDVVSAGTKNKPAQDFPVPNGVVSRLICSQTGLLANPSCPETEMELFKEGTEPTGYCDVHTGATPPPESEPRDLEQHDSEAQPEEHLRL; encoded by the coding sequence GTGAGCCATCGCTGGAAGTGGATCGCCCAGTTCACCGCGGCACTCCTCATCGTCGTCCTGTGCGCCACGGTCGGCGTGGGAATCGGCGTGGCCAACTGGGCGCGCCAGGATCTCCCCTCGCCCTCCAGCCTGCAGACCATCGCGCCTCCCGTGAAGACCCTCGTCTACGACGTGAACGGGAAGCTGGTGCACGAGTTCTACAAGGAGAACCGGAGCGTCGTCCCCCTCCGGCAGATCCCGCAGGCGATGAAGGACGCGATCCTCTCCATCGAGGACCGCCGCTTCTACACGCACTGGGGCATCGATCCCATCCGGCTGTTCGGCGCCCTGGTGCAGGACGTGATCTCGCGGCGTCCCGAGCAGGGCGCCAGCACGATCACGCAGCAGCTCGCGCGGAACCTCTTCCTGACCCACGAGAAGACGGTCTCGCGGAAGATCAAGGAAGCGATCCTCGCCGTCCGCATCGAGCAGACGTACACCAAGGACGAGATCCTTCAGATGTACCTGAACCAGATCTACTTCGGCGAGGGCGCCTACGGCGTGGACGCGGCCGCGCGCATCTACTTCGGAAAGAACGTGCAGGAGCTGACGCTGCCCGAATGCGCGCTCCTCGCCGGACTGCCGCGCAACCCGCGCGACTACTCGCCGCGCCGGGATCCCGACCGCGCGCTCAAGCGGCGCAATCTCGTCCTCGCGGCGATGGTCCAGAACCGGAAGCTGAGCCAGAAACAGTACGAGGCCGCCTCCGAGACGCCGCTCGGCGTGAGCAAGACCCGCATCGACACGAAGTCGGCCCCCTACTTCATGGAGATGGTGCGGCTCTACCTGGAAGAGCGCTACGGCTCGAACCAGCTCTTCGAGGGCGGCCTCCGCGTCTACACAACGCTCGACGCCGATCTCCAGCACGCCGCGGAGGAATCGCTGGAGCGGCGCCTGACCGAGCTGGAGCAGCGGATCGGCGGGAAGCGGAGCCGCGCGGCCATCCTCGCCAAGGTGAAGACGGCCCAGCCGAACGAGCGGACCCAGACCGACTACCTGCAGGGCGCGGTCGTGGCGATCGATCCCACGAACGGACAGATCCGCGCGCTGATCGGCGGCCGCGACTTCAACGAGTCGAATTTCAACCGCGCCACCCAGGCCGCGCGCCAGCCGGGCTCGGCGTTCAAGCCGTTCATCTACACCGCCGCCATCGACAACGGCTACACGCCCAACGAGATGATCCTGGACACCCCGGTCTCCTTCAAGGCGGGCAACGGTGAGGACTGGTCGCCCCAGAACTACGATCACAAGTTCCGCGGGCCGGTGACCCTGCGCACGGCGCTCGCCAAGTCGCTGAACGTCCCGGCGGCCAAGCTGCTCCAGAAGATCGGGACGCCGCAGGTGATCTCGTACGCGCGGCGGCTCGGGATCCGGAGCCGCCTGGGCAGCGATCTCTCGCTGGCGCTCGGCACGTCGGAAGTGAACCTGCTCGAGCTGACGTCGTCCTACGGCGTGTTCGCGAATCAGGGCGTGCGCACCACCCCGGTTTTCGTGCTCCGCGTCGAGGACAAGAACGGGAAGGTCTTGGAGCAGACGCGCACCACGGCTGAGGAGGTGCTGAGCCCCGAGACCGCGCTCACGATGACGAACATGATGGAGACGGTGCTGCAGTCGGGAACGGCGGCCATGGCCCACGCGATCGGCCTGAATGTCCCCGCGGCGGGGAAGACCGGCACGACCGACGACTACACCGACGCCTGGTTCGTCGGGTACACGCCCTCGCTGGTCACGGGAGTCTGGGTGGGCTTCGACCGGAAGCAGAAGATCGGGCCGAACATGACGGGTGCCGCCGCGGCGCTCCCGATCTGGGTCGACGTGGTCTCGGCGGGCACGAAGAACAAGCCCGCGCAGGATTTCCCCGTCCCCAACGGGGTGGTGTCGCGCCTGATCTGCAGCCAGACGGGCCTTCTCGCGAATCCCTCCTGCCCCGAGACCGAGATGGAGCTCTTCAAGGAGGGGACGGAGCCGACCGGCTACTGCGACGTCCACACCGGGGCCACCCCGCCGCCGGAATCGGAGCCGCGCGACCTGGAGCAGCACGACAGCGAGGCGCAGCCCGAGGAGCATCTCCGGCTGTAG
- a CDS encoding GNAT family N-acetyltransferase: MIRVLPATADRWDDLAALFGPRGACAGCWCMWWRRSAAEWKRGKGEGNRRALRRLVDSGEPPGLIAYDGETPIGWIALAPREEYPRLATARSLKPIDDTPVWSVTCFFVAKDHRRRGVSAKLLLAAADHARKRGARMIEGYPVVSRAGSMPDAFAWTGLPAAFERAGFREVARPSASRRIMRKALKK; the protein is encoded by the coding sequence GTGATCCGGGTTCTCCCGGCAACGGCGGATCGCTGGGACGATCTTGCGGCGCTGTTCGGCCCGCGCGGCGCGTGCGCCGGCTGCTGGTGCATGTGGTGGCGGCGTTCCGCGGCCGAGTGGAAGCGCGGCAAGGGAGAGGGAAATCGTCGCGCGCTCCGGCGTCTTGTGGATTCCGGCGAGCCGCCCGGGTTGATCGCGTACGACGGGGAGACGCCGATCGGTTGGATCGCGCTGGCTCCGCGCGAGGAGTATCCGCGCCTCGCCACGGCGCGCTCGTTGAAGCCGATCGACGACACGCCGGTCTGGTCGGTCACCTGCTTCTTCGTGGCGAAGGATCATCGCCGTCGCGGTGTCAGCGCGAAGCTTCTGCTCGCGGCCGCCGATCATGCGAGGAAGCGCGGGGCGAGAATGATCGAGGGCTATCCGGTGGTGAGTCGAGCGGGATCGATGCCGGATGCCTTTGCGTGGACGGGACTGCCCGCGGCCTTCGAGCGCGCGGGATTCCGCGAGGTCGCGCGTCCGTCGGCGTCGCGGCGGATCATGAGGAAGGCGCTGAAGAAGTAG
- a CDS encoding thymidine phosphorylase: protein MRDVIAAKRDGRPLSEAQIRAWIRGVADGSIPDYQSAALLMAIVWRGMSREETVALTDALMRSGRVLDWSGLGRPTVDKHSTGGVGDKVSIALAPWVAACGAVVPMIAGRGLGHTGGTLDKLEAIPGFRTRLSAAEFEGQVRKIGLAIAGQGEDLAPADGALYALRDVTGTVESVPLIVASILSKKAASGAAGVVFDVKCGAGAFMPGREEASGLARELVSVLSGMGRKAHALVTAMDEPLGAAVGNANETAEAFAVLHRAAPSDLMEVTRALAVRMLVLGGVARERHEAEARLDRALETGEALRRAERMVQAQGGDPRVVGDPGRLPRAEAETAVPAPRSGYVAAVDARRVGELVIAMGGGRRRKEDAVDPAVGVRLLKKRGDRVDAGEALALVQSRREALEWTEAAARAYVIADEPPSVSPLVLEEVAP, encoded by the coding sequence ATGCGCGACGTCATCGCCGCCAAGCGCGACGGCCGCCCGCTGTCGGAGGCCCAGATCCGCGCCTGGATCCGCGGCGTGGCGGACGGCTCCATTCCCGATTACCAGAGCGCCGCGCTGCTCATGGCGATCGTCTGGCGGGGCATGAGCCGCGAGGAGACGGTCGCGCTCACCGACGCGCTGATGCGCTCGGGGCGCGTGCTTGACTGGAGCGGGCTGGGGCGACCCACCGTGGACAAGCACTCGACCGGCGGCGTGGGGGACAAGGTTTCGATCGCGCTCGCTCCCTGGGTGGCCGCGTGCGGCGCGGTCGTGCCGATGATCGCGGGGCGCGGCCTGGGCCATACCGGCGGCACTCTCGACAAGCTCGAGGCGATTCCCGGCTTTCGCACCCGCCTTTCCGCCGCCGAGTTCGAAGGCCAGGTGCGGAAAATCGGACTCGCGATCGCGGGGCAGGGGGAGGACCTCGCGCCCGCCGACGGCGCGCTCTACGCGCTGCGCGACGTGACGGGGACCGTGGAATCGGTGCCGCTCATCGTGGCGAGCATCCTGAGCAAGAAGGCCGCCTCGGGCGCTGCCGGCGTCGTGTTCGACGTGAAGTGCGGCGCCGGGGCCTTCATGCCGGGCCGCGAGGAGGCTTCGGGGCTCGCGCGCGAGCTGGTCTCGGTGCTCTCCGGCATGGGGCGGAAAGCCCACGCGCTGGTCACGGCGATGGACGAGCCGCTGGGTGCGGCGGTCGGAAACGCCAACGAGACGGCCGAGGCGTTCGCGGTGCTGCACCGGGCCGCGCCCTCGGATCTCATGGAAGTGACGCGCGCGCTCGCTGTGCGGATGCTCGTCCTCGGCGGGGTCGCGCGCGAGCGTCACGAGGCCGAGGCGCGCCTGGACCGGGCGCTGGAGACGGGAGAGGCGCTCCGCCGCGCCGAGCGCATGGTGCAGGCGCAGGGGGGCGATCCGCGCGTGGTGGGCGACCCCGGCCGGTTGCCCCGCGCCGAGGCCGAGACGGCGGTGCCCGCGCCGCGTTCCGGCTACGTCGCCGCGGTGGACGCGCGGCGGGTCGGCGAGCTCGTGATCGCCATGGGGGGTGGCCGGCGGCGCAAGGAGGATGCGGTGGATCCGGCGGTCGGGGTGCGCCTGCTGAAGAAGCGCGGCGACCGCGTGGATGCCGGCGAGGCGCTGGCGCTGGTCCAGTCGCGTCGCGAGGCGCTCGAGTGGACGGAGGCCGCGGCGCGCGCCTACGTGATCGCCGACGAGCCCCCGAGCGTGTCGCCGCTCGTGCTGGAGGAGGTCGCGCCGTGA
- the cdd gene encoding cytidine deaminase, with protein MSDGVKLLEAARVLLSKAHAPYSHYRVAAALEDDNGVVHPGVNVESASLGLTICAERNALFGALARGARRFRRIAIATDPPGPCMPCGACRQVLVEHAPDLEVIVASPEGAPEMIPLRDLLPRPFLSF; from the coding sequence ATGAGCGACGGCGTGAAGCTGCTCGAAGCCGCGCGGGTCCTTCTCTCGAAAGCGCACGCGCCCTACTCGCACTACCGCGTCGCGGCCGCGCTCGAGGACGACAACGGCGTCGTGCACCCCGGCGTCAACGTGGAGAGCGCGTCGCTCGGGCTCACGATCTGCGCCGAGCGGAACGCCCTCTTCGGCGCCTTGGCGCGCGGCGCGCGGCGGTTCCGCCGCATCGCGATCGCGACCGACCCGCCGGGCCCCTGCATGCCCTGCGGCGCCTGCCGCCAGGTCCTGGTCGAGCACGCACCCGATCTCGAGGTGATCGTCGCCTCGCCGGAGGGCGCGCCCGAGATGATCCCGCTTCGCGATCTCCTGCCGCGCCCCTTCCTCTCGTTCTGA
- the alr gene encoding alanine racemase has product MEFPTWVEVDLNRFRRNLAAIATAIGPRRRILLVVKADAYGHGAIEIARCAVQNGVSMLGVATLHEGIELRSAGIDLPIVILSPGLLCEVEEIIEHRLTPCVATLGFAQRLSERCAAHQVLCRVHVEVDTGMGRAGVAESEAVDFVERLTGLPNLLLEGVFTHFPDADSGRTEVSEEQLRRFGAVLHALELRKIEVPVRHAANSAGILSVHDSYLDMVRPGILAYGFYPSRAVPHSVDVEGVMAFKTRIVQLRDLPPGRFVSYGRTFQAPGWMRIAVLAVGYGHGYPWALSNRGEVLIRGRRAPVVGRVTMDLTMVDVSAIPEAMPEDEVVLWGEQGGARLDLGEVAERAQTIPYDLLCSMGKRVVRLYHNDGEPMKALTLIGVREETEVIEGGGAAGPRRRRRRVRYRSTRSGS; this is encoded by the coding sequence ATGGAATTTCCGACCTGGGTCGAAGTCGACCTCAACCGCTTCCGCCGGAATCTCGCGGCCATCGCCACGGCCATCGGCCCCCGGCGGCGGATCCTCCTCGTCGTCAAAGCCGACGCCTACGGCCACGGCGCCATCGAGATCGCGCGCTGCGCGGTCCAGAACGGCGTCTCGATGCTGGGCGTGGCCACGCTGCACGAGGGGATCGAGCTGCGCTCGGCCGGGATCGACCTTCCGATCGTCATCCTGAGCCCCGGCCTCCTCTGCGAGGTGGAGGAGATCATCGAGCACCGGCTGACCCCCTGCGTGGCCACGCTCGGCTTCGCGCAGCGGCTCTCCGAGCGATGCGCCGCGCACCAGGTCCTCTGCCGCGTCCACGTCGAGGTGGACACCGGGATGGGGCGCGCCGGGGTCGCCGAGTCGGAAGCGGTGGACTTCGTCGAGCGGCTGACAGGGCTTCCGAACCTCCTCCTCGAAGGGGTCTTCACCCATTTTCCCGACGCCGACTCCGGCCGCACGGAGGTGAGCGAGGAGCAGCTTCGCCGGTTCGGCGCCGTGCTGCACGCGCTGGAGCTCCGGAAGATCGAGGTGCCGGTGCGCCACGCCGCGAACAGCGCGGGAATTCTGAGCGTGCACGACTCCTATCTCGACATGGTTCGCCCCGGCATCCTGGCCTACGGCTTCTATCCCAGCCGCGCCGTGCCGCATAGCGTCGACGTGGAGGGGGTGATGGCGTTCAAGACGCGCATCGTCCAGCTCCGCGACCTTCCGCCCGGGCGCTTCGTCTCCTACGGCCGCACGTTCCAGGCGCCGGGGTGGATGCGGATCGCGGTGCTCGCGGTGGGCTACGGCCACGGCTATCCGTGGGCGCTCTCCAACCGCGGCGAGGTGCTGATTCGCGGACGGCGCGCCCCGGTCGTCGGGCGCGTCACGATGGACCTCACGATGGTGGACGTTTCCGCCATCCCCGAGGCGATGCCGGAGGACGAGGTGGTGCTCTGGGGCGAGCAGGGGGGCGCGCGGCTCGACCTGGGCGAGGTGGCCGAGCGGGCCCAGACCATCCCCTACGACCTTCTCTGCAGCATGGGAAAACGCGTCGTGCGCCTCTATCACAACGACGGCGAGCCGATGAAGGCGCTGACCCTGATCGGCGTGCGCGAGGAGACCGAGGTGATCGAGGGGGGCGGCGCCGCGGGGCCGCGCCGCCGCCGCCGGCGGGTGCGCTACCGCAGCACGAGGAGCGGGTCCTGA
- the mazG gene encoding nucleoside triphosphate pyrophosphohydrolase — protein MESPRPQLSPPARDRTDFAAAAAELLDLVRHLASDEGCPWDREQTPRTLTPYVVEEAHEIGEAVAEGNADGASEELGDLFYLACFLAVALEREKGAAPAAVLRRNIAKMVARHPHVFGAEAAGPELDAQGVLRRWEERKRKESADTSILGKRPDALPALLQAYRIQEKAASVGFDWEHAQGVVEKIREELAEVEREMDLAAPERIAEEMGDLLFAVVNLSRFLRIDPEARLRLATEKFRGRFDRVAAMLRERGRSVEEAGLPELDRLWEAAKREERGGEREERGGERD, from the coding sequence ATGGAATCGCCGCGCCCGCAGCTCTCGCCCCCCGCCCGGGATCGCACGGACTTCGCCGCCGCGGCCGCCGAGCTGCTCGACCTGGTGCGCCATCTCGCGTCGGACGAGGGCTGCCCCTGGGACCGCGAGCAGACGCCGCGCACCCTCACGCCCTACGTCGTCGAAGAGGCGCACGAGATCGGCGAGGCGGTGGCCGAGGGGAATGCCGACGGCGCGTCCGAGGAGCTGGGCGACCTCTTCTACCTGGCCTGCTTCCTCGCGGTGGCGCTCGAGCGCGAGAAGGGCGCGGCGCCGGCCGCGGTCCTCCGCCGGAACATCGCCAAGATGGTCGCGCGCCACCCCCACGTGTTCGGCGCCGAGGCCGCGGGCCCGGAGCTGGACGCCCAGGGAGTGCTGCGGCGGTGGGAGGAGCGGAAGCGGAAGGAGTCGGCGGACACCTCGATCCTGGGCAAGCGACCCGACGCGCTCCCGGCCCTGCTCCAGGCCTACCGCATCCAGGAGAAGGCGGCGTCCGTCGGCTTCGACTGGGAGCACGCGCAGGGCGTGGTGGAGAAGATCCGCGAAGAGCTGGCGGAGGTGGAGCGGGAGATGGACCTGGCCGCACCCGAGCGGATCGCCGAGGAGATGGGCGATCTCCTCTTCGCGGTGGTCAACCTGTCGCGCTTCCTTCGCATCGACCCCGAGGCGCGCCTGCGCCTGGCGACCGAGAAATTCCGGGGACGGTTCGACCGCGTGGCCGCGATGCTCCGCGAGCGGGGCCGCTCGGTGGAAGAGGCGGGGCTGCCGGAGCTGGACCGGCTGTGGGAGGCGGCGAAGCGCGAAGAGCGCGGGGGCGAGCGCGAAGAGCGCGGGGGCGAGCGGGACTAG
- a CDS encoding DUF1844 domain-containing protein, whose translation MNDNAEATPTRKDLFLGLVHSFQAAAMQQMGKIMNPFTDKMERDLRQARLSIDMLEMLQERTSGNLTGEEARFLTHVLTELRLNYVAELDEDKKQPAAPPSNEPAPGTSGPTEPGA comes from the coding sequence ATGAACGACAACGCCGAAGCCACGCCGACCCGGAAGGACCTCTTCCTCGGACTGGTCCACTCTTTCCAGGCCGCCGCCATGCAGCAGATGGGGAAGATCATGAACCCCTTCACCGACAAGATGGAGCGGGATCTGCGCCAGGCGCGCCTCTCCATCGACATGCTCGAGATGCTGCAGGAGCGCACCAGCGGAAACCTCACCGGCGAGGAAGCGCGCTTCTTGACGCATGTGCTGACGGAGCTTCGGTTGAACTACGTCGCGGAGCTGGACGAGGACAAGAAGCAGCCCGCGGCCCCGCCCTCGAACGAGCCCGCCCCGGGGACCTCCGGACCCACCGAGCCCGGCGCCTAG
- a CDS encoding class I SAM-dependent rRNA methyltransferase: MPAAVLRLAKNQERRIRAGHPWVFSNEIESVEGSPESGGEVLVQDHRGGVVGVGLYNPRSLIAVRLFARRERPIDADLFRERIRTARALRDRIYPVETTYRLIYSEGDFLPGLIVDRYGDYLGVQSLTAGMERRLDEVLDALQELMQPAGIVCRRDAPARSYEDLPLMEPVERGVVPERVDAPFQGFVLTVDLRTGQKTGEFLDQRENRLRVAREAVGRRVLDLYCYTGLFSLHCAAAGAARVLGVDRSAPAVERARENARRNTPSRDIEFRAEEVERYLRDAVAAEERFGMIILDPPALVKSRKALQEGLRKYAQLNAAALRLLEPGGVLATATCSHHVDAPLFLDVLRAAAKDSGQPLRVVEVLGQSRDHPVLLAARETSYLTMVIAERIH, from the coding sequence ATGCCCGCCGCCGTGCTCCGCCTGGCCAAGAACCAGGAGCGGCGCATCCGGGCCGGCCATCCCTGGGTCTTCAGCAACGAGATCGAGTCGGTCGAGGGCTCCCCCGAGTCGGGGGGCGAGGTCCTCGTGCAGGACCACCGCGGCGGCGTCGTCGGCGTCGGCCTCTACAATCCGCGCTCGCTGATCGCCGTGCGGCTCTTCGCGCGGCGCGAGCGCCCCATCGACGCCGACCTCTTCCGCGAGCGGATCCGCACCGCGCGCGCGCTCCGCGACCGCATCTACCCCGTCGAGACGACGTACCGGCTGATCTACAGCGAAGGGGATTTCCTGCCCGGGCTGATCGTGGACCGCTACGGCGACTATCTGGGCGTGCAGAGCCTGACGGCGGGGATGGAGCGGCGGTTGGACGAGGTGCTGGACGCGCTTCAAGAATTGATGCAGCCCGCGGGGATCGTCTGCCGGCGCGACGCGCCGGCGCGCTCCTACGAGGATCTGCCACTGATGGAGCCGGTCGAGCGGGGCGTCGTGCCCGAGCGCGTGGACGCGCCCTTCCAGGGGTTCGTCCTGACGGTGGATCTCCGGACCGGGCAGAAGACGGGAGAGTTCCTGGACCAGCGGGAGAATCGCCTGCGCGTGGCTCGCGAGGCGGTGGGGCGCAGGGTGCTCGACCTCTATTGCTACACGGGGCTCTTCTCGCTCCACTGCGCGGCCGCCGGCGCGGCGCGAGTCCTCGGCGTGGACCGCTCCGCTCCCGCGGTGGAGCGCGCCCGGGAGAACGCGCGGCGCAACACCCCCTCGCGCGACATCGAGTTCCGGGCCGAGGAGGTGGAGCGCTACCTCCGCGACGCGGTCGCCGCGGAGGAGCGCTTTGGTATGATCATCCTCGACCCGCCGGCCCTGGTGAAGAGCCGGAAGGCGCTCCAGGAGGGGCTGCGCAAGTACGCGCAGCTCAACGCGGCGGCGCTCCGGCTGCTCGAGCCGGGCGGGGTCCTCGCGACCGCGACCTGCTCGCATCACGTCGACGCGCCGCTCTTCCTGGACGTGCTGCGCGCTGCGGCGAAGGATTCCGGACAGCCGCTTCGGGTGGTCGAGGTCCTCGGACAGAGCCGCGACCATCCGGTGCTGCTCGCGGCGCGCGAGACCTCCTACCTCACGATGGTGATCGCCGAGCGGATTCACTGA
- the speB gene encoding agmatinase, whose product MPRPSRMKLASPAPALFLGLPPESCRIERARVAVIPAPFDQTTSYLPGTRFGPAAILNASRQVEFYDEELDREPCDIGIATLEEIEVEPADIESGLRRLEQVVESLDERGIVPLTLGGEHSLTLAPVAALRRRYPELSVIQLDAHLDLRDAYQGTKLSHASVMRRIRELGVPTVPVGIRSVSREEADYVHAEKAPVFLAREIRAGGLDVEAVLGELGNPVYVTVDLDAFDPSSVPGVGTPEPGGLTWDEGLRLLRAVFERRQVVGIDVVELCPIPGQIVSDFFAAKLVNKLIGYLGLAPNAVSARRRRPKSPRG is encoded by the coding sequence GTGCCGCGCCCAAGCCGCATGAAGCTGGCCTCGCCCGCGCCCGCGCTGTTCCTGGGCCTCCCTCCGGAATCCTGCCGCATCGAGCGCGCCCGGGTGGCCGTGATCCCCGCGCCCTTCGACCAGACCACGAGCTACCTGCCCGGCACCCGGTTCGGCCCGGCGGCCATCCTGAACGCCTCGCGCCAGGTGGAGTTCTACGACGAAGAGCTGGATCGCGAGCCCTGCGACATCGGCATCGCCACGCTCGAGGAGATCGAGGTCGAGCCCGCCGACATCGAGTCGGGGCTCCGGCGTCTTGAGCAGGTCGTGGAATCGCTGGACGAGCGGGGAATCGTCCCGCTCACGCTGGGAGGCGAGCACTCCCTCACCCTCGCGCCCGTGGCCGCGCTTCGCCGCCGCTATCCCGAGCTCTCGGTGATCCAGCTGGACGCCCACCTCGACCTGCGCGACGCCTACCAGGGAACGAAGCTGAGCCATGCGAGCGTGATGCGCCGGATCCGGGAGCTGGGCGTCCCCACGGTCCCGGTCGGGATCCGGAGCGTCTCGCGCGAGGAGGCCGACTACGTGCACGCCGAGAAGGCTCCGGTCTTTCTGGCGCGCGAGATCCGCGCCGGGGGGCTCGACGTGGAGGCCGTCCTGGGCGAGCTGGGCAACCCCGTGTACGTCACCGTGGACCTCGACGCCTTCGATCCCTCCTCCGTTCCGGGCGTCGGCACGCCGGAGCCGGGGGGGCTCACGTGGGACGAGGGGCTTCGCCTCCTGCGCGCCGTTTTCGAGCGGCGGCAGGTGGTCGGCATCGACGTGGTCGAGCTCTGCCCCATCCCCGGGCAGATCGTCTCCGATTTCTTCGCGGCGAAGCTGGTGAACAAGCTGATCGGCTATCTCGGGCTCGCCCCGAACGCCGTCTCGGCGCGCCGCCGCCGTCCCAAGTCGCCGCGCGGCTGA
- a CDS encoding GNAT family N-acetyltransferase translates to MTRRTNKGGSPRLPELPKGIYVRRPRQEDGPEIAALMNAVDLADIGVAENTVEEVYETWALPRFQKERDAWIVLEGTGKVVGYAFAWDRKPHTEIQADSYVAPALAASGLEEALLDRIEERAREHRAAAPKSEEVLIRGFTSPNGKERIAAFLSRGYAHVRTFCRMTIDLGAPDTTPEPHWPAGIEARAYVRGRDERAFDRAIQESFADHFGFVHEPHEEWIARRVDQSGFDAALWTLALDGKEPAGAILAYAPEGEGWVRELGVRPAWRGRGLGRALLLHTFTLFARRGIKRVGLGVDMANETGATQLYESVGMRVAFRHDLYEKRIGPGLAS, encoded by the coding sequence GTGACCCGGCGCACGAACAAGGGCGGAAGCCCGCGGCTTCCCGAGCTGCCGAAGGGCATCTACGTCCGTCGCCCGAGGCAGGAGGACGGCCCCGAGATCGCAGCCCTCATGAACGCGGTCGACCTGGCGGATATCGGCGTGGCCGAGAACACCGTCGAGGAGGTGTACGAGACGTGGGCGCTCCCGCGCTTTCAGAAGGAGCGGGACGCGTGGATCGTGCTGGAGGGGACCGGGAAGGTCGTCGGCTACGCCTTTGCCTGGGACCGGAAGCCGCACACCGAGATCCAGGCGGATTCCTACGTCGCTCCGGCGCTCGCGGCGAGCGGGCTGGAAGAGGCGCTCCTCGACCGCATCGAAGAGCGCGCCCGGGAGCACCGCGCGGCCGCCCCCAAGTCCGAAGAGGTCCTGATCCGCGGCTTCACCTCCCCGAACGGGAAGGAGCGGATCGCGGCGTTCCTCTCGCGCGGCTATGCGCATGTCCGCACCTTCTGCCGGATGACGATCGACCTGGGCGCTCCCGACACCACTCCCGAGCCCCATTGGCCCGCCGGCATCGAGGCGCGCGCCTATGTCCGGGGCCGGGACGAGCGCGCGTTCGACCGGGCCATCCAGGAGTCGTTCGCCGACCACTTCGGCTTCGTGCACGAGCCGCACGAGGAGTGGATCGCGCGCCGCGTCGACCAGTCGGGCTTCGACGCCGCCCTCTGGACGCTGGCGCTGGACGGAAAGGAGCCTGCCGGAGCGATCCTTGCGTACGCGCCGGAGGGCGAAGGGTGGGTGCGGGAGCTGGGTGTCCGGCCCGCCTGGAGAGGGCGGGGACTGGGGCGCGCGCTCCTCCTGCATACGTTCACCCTTTTTGCGCGCCGCGGGATCAAACGAGTCGGTCTTGGTGTAGACATGGCGAACGAGACGGGAGCGACGCAACTGTACGAATCGGTTGGAATGCGGGTCGCATTCCGTCACGATCTCTACGAGAAGCGGATCGGCCCCGGACTCGCTTCGTAA